In the Arthrobacter sp. Soc17.1.1.1 genome, TTGATGAGCTCCGTGGCGTTGTCACCGGCGGACTTCATGGCCCGCTGGCGCGCTGCGAGCTCGCTCGCGGACGCCTGCAGCATCGCCGCGAAGATCCGCGACTCGATGTACCGCGGGAGCAGGGCGTCGAGGACCTGCTCGGGCTCCGGCTCGTACTCGTAGAGCGGCAGCAGCTCGCCGTCCTGCGGGACCTGCTCGTCGACGACCTCCAGCGGGAGGAGGCGCATGACGGACGGTTCCTGCACCACCATGGAGCGGAACTTCGTGTAGACCACGTGGATCTCGTCCACGCCGCCCTCGTCGTAACCCTTGAGGAAGGTCGCCAGGAGAGCCTCGCCGACCTCGCGGGCGGTCTCGAACTCGGGGGCGTCGGTGCCGCCCGTCCAGACCCTCTCGTAGTCGCGCTGGCGGAAGTCGAAGTACGACTGCGCCTTGCGGCCGATCAGGTAGGCCTGGATCTCCTTGCCCTCG is a window encoding:
- a CDS encoding F0F1 ATP synthase subunit gamma translates to MGAQIRVYRQKIASTTSTRKIFKAMELIATSRIGKARTRVAAALPYANAITRAVSAVSSQTEIDHPLTTEHGEVRRAAVLVLTSDRGLAGSYSASALKQAEGLFEVLRSEGKEIQAYLIGRKAQSYFDFRQRDYERVWTGGTDAPEFETAREVGEALLATFLKGYDEGGVDEIHVVYTKFRSMVVQEPSVMRLLPLEVVDEQVPQDGELLPLYEYEPEPEQVLDALLPRYIESRIFAAMLQASASELAARQRAMKSAGDNATELIKKYTRLRNTARQAEITQELSEIVAGADALNAS